One window of the Bradyrhizobium sp. NP1 genome contains the following:
- the urtB gene encoding urea ABC transporter permease subunit UrtB, producing the protein MDQFIEQIVTGLSIGSILLLVALGLSIIYGAMGIINLAHGEFVMLGAYAAWLFQTKFGLSLLESLVPIFLVVALFGWVIERYVLSLLNNRPLDTILATWGVGIMLQQAVRLAVGSELRYVQLPPALSDSMEVLGVPVSSYRVFLFFVALALFALTWLLMNRTTIGMKLRAIIQDRSVAASFGINARRVYALTFAYGAGLAGLAGALVSPLKSVSPEMGTGYVVDAFMVVVLGGVQSLAGTVASAFILGELSGAIAFLQNDTVAKAIVLLAIVVLIRFRPQGLFTARVRA; encoded by the coding sequence GTGGATCAGTTCATTGAGCAAATCGTCACAGGCCTCAGCATCGGCTCGATCCTGCTGCTGGTCGCGCTCGGGCTGTCGATCATCTACGGCGCGATGGGCATCATCAATCTCGCCCATGGCGAGTTCGTCATGCTCGGCGCCTATGCGGCGTGGCTGTTCCAGACCAAATTCGGCCTCAGCCTGCTCGAAAGCCTGGTGCCGATCTTCCTCGTCGTCGCGCTGTTCGGCTGGGTCATCGAGCGCTACGTGCTCAGTCTTCTGAATAACCGTCCGCTGGACACCATCCTGGCGACCTGGGGCGTCGGCATCATGCTGCAGCAGGCGGTGCGGCTCGCGGTCGGCAGCGAGCTCCGCTACGTGCAACTGCCGCCGGCGCTGTCGGACAGCATGGAGGTCCTCGGCGTTCCCGTGTCGTCCTACCGCGTGTTCCTGTTCTTCGTCGCGCTGGCGCTGTTCGCGCTGACCTGGCTCCTGATGAACCGCACCACGATCGGCATGAAGCTGCGCGCGATCATTCAGGATCGCTCGGTCGCGGCCTCCTTCGGCATCAATGCCAGGCGCGTCTATGCGCTGACATTCGCCTACGGTGCGGGGCTTGCGGGGCTCGCCGGCGCGCTGGTCTCGCCGCTCAAGAGCGTGTCGCCGGAAATGGGCACCGGCTATGTGGTCGACGCCTTCATGGTGGTGGTCTTGGGCGGCGTGCAGAGCCTCGCCGGAACCGTGGCGAGCGCCTTCATCCTGGGTGAACTGTCCGGCGCCATCGCCTTCCTGCAGAACGACACGGTGGCCAAGGCGATCGTGCTGCTCGCCATCGTGGTCCTGATCCGCTTCCGGCCGCAAGGCCTGTTCACCGCGCGCGTGCGTGCCTGA
- the urtC gene encoding urea ABC transporter permease subunit UrtC — translation MSSKLPTFLGLHRLTAQIAPIVVVCALVFALPLLLNNDFLLNKVARYLVLGILTVSLALSWGYGGILNLGQAMSFGLGSYAMAMALKLKTIPVHTGSGGLPDFMVWNNVERLPWFWVPFKSLTFALVAGIAVPALVAAALGWFVFRSRVTGVYVAIITLATMVVLNLVIIDQQSYTGGFNGITDLAQLEIFGFAFDAYGRATYYLVASCVALSLVVAFAFTKSKAGLIVQAIRDHESRVRYFGYDVAAYQIFVFALSAAIAGLAGMLYTIVMEFASPTFLGVPLSLSVVVWCAVGGRQSLVGAFLGAVLVAGMQGALSETAAFLETWTLVMGALFVLVVLFLPKGLAGLMHTLWQWLTRRRQPASAMVQSLEQTEGRI, via the coding sequence ATGTCTTCGAAGCTGCCCACATTCCTAGGCCTGCACCGCCTGACCGCACAGATCGCGCCGATCGTGGTGGTCTGCGCGCTGGTGTTCGCTTTGCCGCTTCTGCTGAACAACGACTTCCTGCTCAACAAGGTCGCGCGCTACCTCGTGCTCGGCATTCTCACGGTGTCGCTGGCGCTGTCCTGGGGCTATGGCGGCATCCTCAACCTCGGGCAGGCGATGAGCTTCGGGCTCGGCTCTTATGCGATGGCGATGGCGCTGAAGCTGAAAACCATCCCGGTGCATACCGGCTCGGGCGGCCTGCCTGATTTCATGGTGTGGAACAATGTCGAGCGGCTGCCGTGGTTCTGGGTGCCGTTCAAGTCGCTGACCTTCGCGCTTGTCGCCGGCATCGCCGTGCCGGCGCTGGTGGCGGCGGCGCTCGGCTGGTTCGTGTTCCGCAGCCGCGTCACCGGCGTCTATGTCGCCATCATCACGCTCGCGACCATGGTGGTGCTCAACCTCGTCATCATCGACCAGCAGAGCTATACCGGCGGCTTCAACGGCATCACCGATCTCGCGCAGCTCGAGATCTTCGGCTTCGCCTTCGACGCCTATGGCCGGGCGACCTATTACCTCGTCGCCTCCTGCGTCGCCCTCAGCCTCGTGGTCGCGTTTGCCTTTACCAAGAGCAAGGCTGGCCTGATCGTCCAGGCGATCCGCGACCATGAGAGCCGGGTGCGCTATTTCGGCTACGATGTTGCCGCCTATCAGATCTTCGTCTTCGCGCTGTCGGCCGCGATCGCGGGCCTTGCCGGCATGCTCTACACCATCGTGATGGAATTCGCCTCGCCGACCTTTCTCGGCGTGCCGCTCAGCCTTTCGGTCGTGGTGTGGTGCGCGGTCGGGGGACGGCAGAGCCTGGTCGGCGCCTTCCTTGGCGCTGTGCTGGTGGCGGGCATGCAGGGCGCATTGTCGGAAACGGCGGCCTTCCTCGAAACCTGGACGCTGGTGATGGGGGCGCTGTTCGTGCTCGTGGTGCTCTTCCTGCCCAAGGGCCTTGCCGGGTTGATGCACACGCTCTGGCAATGGCTGACGCGGCGGCGGCAGCCGGCTTCGGCCATGGTGCAGAGCCTCGAGCAGACGGAGGGCCGGATATGA
- the urtD gene encoding urea ABC transporter ATP-binding protein UrtD: MTAYLDLLDVNVSFNGFKALNGLNLSVRKGELRCLIGPNGAGKTTALDIICGKIKPTAGTVTFGGTTLNDLEEHEIARAGVGRKFQVPSVFRELTVSENLEVARARRTGVWRNLRWDDRRLSRHDIEKLADMIGLADQLERPAAHLSHGQTQWLEIGMLIAQDAELILMDEPTAGMTAQETRKTAELFARLKGRHTLVVVEHDMGFVKAIGDVISVMHLGQLLAEGTAAEVEAHPEVKRAYLGSGGITNA, encoded by the coding sequence ATGACTGCCTATCTCGATCTGCTGGACGTCAATGTCAGCTTCAACGGCTTCAAGGCGCTCAACGGCCTCAATCTGAGCGTTCGCAAGGGCGAGCTGCGCTGCCTGATCGGACCGAACGGCGCCGGCAAGACCACTGCGCTCGACATCATCTGCGGCAAGATCAAGCCGACCGCAGGCACCGTGACCTTCGGCGGCACCACGCTCAACGATCTCGAGGAACATGAGATCGCGCGCGCCGGCGTCGGGCGCAAATTCCAGGTGCCGAGCGTCTTTCGCGAACTGACGGTCAGCGAGAATCTCGAGGTCGCGCGCGCCCGCCGCACCGGGGTCTGGCGCAACCTGCGCTGGGACGACCGGCGCCTGAGCCGGCACGACATCGAGAAGCTGGCCGACATGATCGGCCTTGCCGATCAGCTGGAGAGGCCGGCGGCGCATCTGTCGCATGGCCAGACCCAGTGGCTCGAGATCGGGATGCTGATCGCGCAGGACGCCGAGCTGATCCTGATGGACGAGCCGACCGCCGGCATGACCGCGCAGGAGACCCGCAAGACCGCCGAGCTGTTCGCGCGGCTGAAGGGCCGCCACACGCTGGTCGTGGTCGAGCACGACATGGGGTTCGTCAAGGCGATCGGCGACGTCATTTCGGTGATGCATCTCGGCCAGCTGCTGGCCGAGGGAACGGCTGCAGAGGTCGAGGCGCATCCGGAGGTCAAACGCGCCTATCTCGGCTCGGGAGGCATCACCAAT